A single Microbacterium protaetiae DNA region contains:
- a CDS encoding MFS transporter has translation MATTIPEVSSEDRAERSYTRKAIFAAALGYGLDGFDLLILSFALSGIIASFSLSDAQAGSLATITLFGAVVGGIVFGMLADRYGRVKVLSWTVLIFAVFTGLSSLAQGFWDLAAYRFLAGVGIGGEFGIGMTLAAEAVPARARARATSWVGVGFQLGVFAAALVSAPVIALWGWRGLFVIGIAPAIFAMVVRRRLHEPPKFAEKQAAGQTPAISHWASIKLLFRDRTTTRITFAMIILTTVQNFGYFGIITWLPSYLSDKLGLGVTRGSLWTAVTVIGMLTGIVVFGQLADRLGRRKAFWIFQVGAIVSILVYSQLADPTALLLGGFVMGAFANGMLGGHGALMAELYPTEARATAQNVLFNIGRALGGFAPVIIALLAGSYGFPFALALLPAIYVIQFAAMFLLPERRGAELE, from the coding sequence ATGGCAACAACCATTCCGGAGGTATCGTCCGAAGATCGCGCCGAACGTTCGTACACCCGCAAAGCGATCTTTGCGGCCGCGCTCGGCTACGGTCTCGACGGCTTCGATCTGCTCATCCTCAGCTTCGCGCTGAGCGGCATCATCGCCTCGTTCTCATTGAGCGATGCCCAGGCAGGTTCATTGGCCACTATCACTCTCTTCGGAGCGGTGGTCGGTGGAATCGTGTTCGGCATGCTCGCCGACCGTTATGGTCGCGTCAAGGTCCTGAGCTGGACTGTGCTGATCTTCGCGGTGTTCACCGGACTGAGTTCGCTTGCACAGGGTTTCTGGGACCTTGCCGCCTATCGGTTCCTCGCCGGTGTCGGTATCGGCGGTGAGTTCGGAATCGGCATGACTCTGGCGGCAGAGGCTGTGCCGGCCCGAGCCCGCGCACGGGCGACATCATGGGTCGGAGTCGGCTTTCAACTCGGCGTCTTCGCTGCAGCGCTCGTCTCGGCGCCGGTGATCGCCCTCTGGGGCTGGCGTGGTCTTTTTGTCATCGGAATCGCGCCCGCCATCTTCGCGATGGTGGTCCGCCGGCGGCTGCACGAGCCACCCAAGTTCGCCGAGAAGCAGGCGGCCGGCCAGACTCCGGCGATCTCGCATTGGGCCTCGATCAAGCTGCTGTTCCGTGATAGGACCACCACACGCATCACTTTCGCCATGATCATTTTGACCACCGTGCAGAACTTCGGCTACTTCGGGATCATCACCTGGTTGCCGAGCTACCTCTCCGACAAACTCGGGCTGGGTGTGACGCGCGGATCGCTGTGGACCGCTGTGACTGTCATCGGTATGCTCACCGGCATTGTCGTCTTCGGTCAGCTCGCTGACCGTCTCGGCCGCCGCAAGGCCTTCTGGATCTTCCAGGTCGGCGCCATCGTGTCGATCCTCGTCTACAGCCAGCTCGCCGACCCGACGGCTCTTCTGCTCGGCGGCTTCGTCATGGGTGCCTTCGCCAACGGCATGCTCGGGGGCCACGGGGCCCTGATGGCCGAGCTCTATCCCACCGAGGCGCGTGCGACCGCGCAGAACGTGTTGTTCAACATCGGTCGCGCTCTGGGCGGCTTCGCCCCGGTGATCATCGCACTGCTGGCCGGCTCGTATGGATTCCCGTTCGCCCTCGCGCTCCTGCCGGCGATCTACGTGATCCAGTTCGCCGCGATGTTCCTGCTTCCCGAGCGACGCGGCGCGGAACTCGAGTAG
- a CDS encoding dihydroorotate dehydrogenase, whose amino-acid sequence MSTTVRAVTTATRLPVQIGSLRLENPVMPASGCFGPELARLGSLAGIGATVTKTVFLDERGGNSPNRITEGPSGMFNSVGIPSTGPRGYLETLHPRYREIGVPVITSVGAHTTAGYAHVLEMLGDAADAYELNVSCPNLDKHGVEIGADPVAIEEAVALACVATDRPLIVKLSPLVSSIGDCARAAQNGGAAAVCVSNSVPVLPVDPRSMNPALGNMIGGLSGPRIRPIILRLVWLVSQAIQIPVIGCGGIESASDALEYISVGASAVQVGTAGFSHPRALARIAADLVRLADEHGTTSLREVVAQLQRSTK is encoded by the coding sequence ATGAGCACGACTGTACGAGCGGTGACCACCGCAACCCGGTTGCCTGTCCAGATCGGCTCGCTTCGGCTCGAGAACCCCGTCATGCCGGCCTCTGGGTGCTTCGGGCCGGAGCTCGCACGATTGGGATCGCTTGCGGGCATCGGTGCAACGGTGACGAAGACCGTCTTCCTCGACGAGCGCGGGGGCAATTCTCCGAACCGAATCACCGAGGGCCCTTCCGGGATGTTCAACAGCGTGGGGATCCCCAGCACGGGCCCGCGTGGGTACCTGGAGACCCTCCATCCCAGATACCGCGAGATCGGAGTTCCCGTGATCACGAGCGTCGGGGCACACACGACTGCGGGATATGCCCACGTGCTTGAGATGCTGGGAGACGCCGCCGACGCGTACGAGCTGAATGTGTCGTGCCCGAACCTCGATAAGCACGGAGTGGAGATCGGTGCGGATCCGGTCGCGATCGAAGAAGCCGTCGCACTCGCGTGCGTGGCCACCGACCGGCCGCTGATCGTCAAGCTCTCGCCCCTGGTGTCGTCGATCGGAGATTGTGCTCGGGCGGCGCAGAACGGCGGTGCCGCCGCCGTGTGTGTATCGAACAGCGTCCCGGTGCTGCCGGTTGATCCGAGGTCGATGAATCCTGCCCTCGGAAACATGATCGGCGGGCTGAGCGGGCCACGGATCCGACCGATCATCCTGCGCTTGGTCTGGCTCGTCAGTCAGGCGATCCAGATCCCGGTCATCGGGTGTGGAGGAATCGAGTCGGCTTCCGACGCCCTCGAATACATAAGTGTCGGCGCGAGTGCCGTGCAGGTGGGCACCGCCGGCTTCAGCCATCCGCGCGCTCTCGCGCGCATTGCCGCAGACCTTGTCCGACTGGCCGACGAACACGGCACGACATCGCTTCGTGAGGTCGTGGCCCAGCTGCAAAGGAGCACGAAATGA
- a CDS encoding beta-ketoacyl-ACP synthase 3, translated as MSDLELRGSRLVGFGHFQPERVLTNDELATMVETSDEWIRSRTGIRERHIIGPDDSVSSMAVAAARAAMDDAGVTQVDLVVLASTTAVDRSPNTAGRVVAELGLDGAAAIDVNTACSGFEYALGLADQSIRLGTATTALVIGSEALSTITDWTDRSTCVLTADGAGAVVVSSAPVARISPVVWGTVPGLTDAVRVTGDPQRFSQDGRQIMRWALKDAVGVANRILDTAGVTLEDIDVLAFHQANLRIIEPLCKGLGVTDRQIVIHDIEVSGNTSAASVPLGLSKAWHRGELPRGGRALLFGFGGGFAYAGQVVHLPE; from the coding sequence ATGAGTGATCTCGAGCTTCGCGGGTCTCGCCTGGTCGGATTCGGCCACTTTCAGCCCGAACGCGTGCTGACCAACGACGAGTTGGCGACGATGGTCGAGACCAGCGACGAGTGGATCCGTTCGCGCACCGGCATCCGTGAGCGACACATCATCGGTCCCGACGACAGCGTCTCGTCGATGGCGGTCGCCGCCGCACGCGCGGCGATGGATGACGCGGGCGTGACGCAGGTGGACCTTGTCGTGCTCGCCTCCACGACGGCTGTCGATCGCAGCCCGAACACCGCCGGACGCGTGGTCGCCGAGCTGGGGCTGGACGGTGCCGCGGCGATCGACGTCAACACAGCATGCTCGGGGTTCGAGTACGCGCTCGGGCTCGCCGATCAGTCCATCCGGCTCGGCACGGCCACCACTGCGCTGGTGATCGGGTCGGAGGCGCTGAGCACCATCACCGACTGGACCGACCGCAGCACCTGCGTGCTCACGGCCGACGGGGCCGGCGCTGTCGTCGTGTCGAGTGCTCCGGTGGCACGCATCTCCCCCGTCGTGTGGGGCACCGTTCCCGGACTCACCGATGCGGTGCGTGTGACCGGTGACCCCCAGCGCTTCTCGCAGGACGGACGGCAGATCATGCGATGGGCGTTGAAAGATGCCGTCGGCGTCGCGAATCGGATCCTGGACACCGCCGGCGTCACGCTGGAGGACATCGACGTGCTGGCCTTCCATCAGGCGAATCTGCGCATCATCGAGCCGCTGTGCAAGGGGCTGGGTGTCACCGACCGCCAGATCGTGATCCATGACATCGAGGTGTCGGGCAACACCTCGGCCGCATCCGTGCCACTCGGGCTGTCGAAGGCCTGGCACCGCGGCGAACTCCCCCGCGGCGGCCGCGCCCTGCTTTTCGGCTTCGGTGGCGGGTTCGCGTATGCGGGCCAGGTCGTGCACCTGCCGGAGTAG
- a CDS encoding Cof-type HAD-IIB family hydrolase → MNARNAVPDPWTDLPTGVDVRLVVCDMDGTLLDAAGEIPADFWPLLTQMHERGIAFAPASGRQYATLAEMFPGADTYIAENGTIVVHEGRVVSTTDIDRPTVDSVIDAVRNASGHDLGLVVCGRDSAYIERVDGPFREQVDKYYVALTTLDDLHTVDDEVLKLAVYTFDDAASVAPDVFAPFEAAHQVVVSNTHWIDVMSQDANKGHAVRAMQQAFGISPAQTAVFGDYLNDLEMLGAGELSFAMDNAHSDIRAAARYLAPSNAEGGVLTVLRHLLDDR, encoded by the coding sequence GTGAACGCGCGGAACGCCGTGCCTGACCCGTGGACCGATCTGCCCACCGGCGTCGACGTGCGACTGGTGGTCTGCGACATGGACGGAACGTTGTTGGATGCCGCCGGTGAGATCCCCGCGGATTTCTGGCCGCTGCTCACCCAGATGCACGAGCGCGGAATCGCCTTCGCCCCCGCCAGTGGGCGCCAATACGCCACCCTCGCCGAGATGTTCCCGGGCGCCGACACGTACATCGCCGAGAACGGCACGATCGTCGTGCACGAGGGCCGTGTCGTCTCGACCACCGACATCGACCGCCCCACTGTCGACAGCGTCATCGATGCGGTGCGGAATGCCAGCGGTCACGACCTGGGCCTTGTGGTGTGTGGGCGAGACAGCGCATACATCGAACGCGTCGATGGCCCGTTCCGCGAACAGGTCGACAAGTATTACGTCGCGCTGACCACGCTCGATGATCTGCACACCGTCGACGATGAAGTGCTCAAGCTCGCCGTCTACACGTTCGATGATGCGGCATCCGTCGCCCCCGACGTCTTCGCGCCGTTCGAGGCGGCGCACCAAGTCGTCGTGTCGAACACCCACTGGATCGATGTCATGAGCCAGGACGCGAACAAGGGCCACGCCGTGCGGGCCATGCAGCAGGCGTTCGGCATCTCGCCGGCGCAGACCGCGGTGTTCGGCGACTACCTCAACGACCTCGAGATGCTGGGTGCGGGCGAACTCTCGTTCGCCATGGACAACGCGCACTCCGACATCCGCGCCGCGGCGCGCTATCTGGCCCCCTCGAACGCCGAAGGCGGCGTGCTCACCGTACTGCGCCACCTGCTCGACGACCGGTGA
- a CDS encoding RNA polymerase subunit sigma-70 gives MSGDRPVPFDADELDALRPALLAFCYQMLGSPFDAEDAVQDVFERALRARSRFDSARASLSTWCHRIARNVCIDRLRAAPRRPLPRDLSEPGIEIGAPLVPALDVPWLMPAPGRWFEPAEPERTATRRHDVRLAVTAMLQRLPPRQRGVLVLRDVLGYSAAETAQILELTPAAVNSSLQRARAATRAAAPGRGIPSRSIVERYALAIERADAAALAALVAEDVVLEMPPVPAWSRGRDEYAAFMRHLFEWRGTGWRTRLTTATGQPAMLLYRVTADGDVPHTLQLFVGTDHAIDHVLVYQDARLFALFEDHER, from the coding sequence GTGAGCGGCGACCGACCCGTGCCCTTCGATGCCGACGAGCTCGACGCGCTGCGCCCCGCTCTGCTCGCCTTCTGCTATCAGATGCTCGGCTCTCCGTTCGATGCAGAAGACGCCGTGCAGGATGTCTTCGAGCGTGCGCTGCGGGCCCGGTCGAGGTTCGACAGCGCACGCGCGAGCCTGTCGACGTGGTGCCACCGGATAGCCCGCAACGTCTGCATCGACCGTCTGCGCGCCGCGCCGCGGCGCCCGCTGCCTCGCGATCTGAGTGAGCCGGGCATCGAGATCGGCGCGCCGCTGGTGCCCGCCCTTGACGTGCCGTGGCTCATGCCGGCACCCGGACGCTGGTTCGAACCCGCCGAGCCGGAACGCACCGCGACGCGGCGCCACGACGTGCGCCTGGCCGTCACCGCGATGCTGCAGAGGCTCCCGCCGCGCCAGCGCGGCGTGCTCGTGCTGCGCGATGTGCTGGGGTATTCCGCGGCTGAGACCGCACAGATCCTCGAGCTGACGCCCGCCGCCGTCAACTCGTCCCTGCAGCGCGCGCGGGCGGCGACCCGGGCCGCGGCACCGGGCCGCGGCATCCCGTCGCGCAGCATCGTCGAGCGCTATGCCCTCGCCATTGAGAGGGCGGATGCCGCCGCCCTGGCAGCCCTCGTCGCCGAAGACGTCGTGCTCGAGATGCCGCCGGTCCCGGCCTGGTCACGGGGCCGCGACGAGTATGCGGCGTTCATGCGCCACCTCTTCGAATGGCGCGGCACCGGGTGGCGCACTCGCCTCACGACAGCCACCGGCCAGCCGGCGATGCTCTTGTATCGCGTGACGGCAGACGGCGACGTGCCGCACACCCTTCAGCTGTTCGTAGGCACCGACCACGCCATCGACCACGTGCTCGTCTACCAGGACGCCCGGCTGTTCGCGCTCTTCGAAGATCACGAGCGATGA
- a CDS encoding L,D-transpeptidase — protein sequence MSSTRRAAWAAATVVVLLLAGGAVWALHTTQTPPSSAPTPTAIPSLSASPSTTATHTPTPTPSYDLGALPKVDVFAVIPALPVDDDPYGAFSGEVVRPVGDAAPVFADPGGEPVAVLPRDDPYDGTTVPVIEHRAGWVKVLLPGRAHTPSQGDAAQLTGWLRTGDVVARDLDVQIQVDISKHRIQIVRNGIIERVTGDFAWGRSETPTPHGRAFVMMVRTAPSLAYTRGHPVVYLSVQSPTLDGFGGADVAVTAFHYHDAHSGAISNGCIRVGAAAITALAALPVGTPVTVHP from the coding sequence ATGAGCAGCACGCGGCGCGCGGCATGGGCGGCTGCGACCGTCGTCGTCCTCCTGCTGGCGGGCGGGGCCGTCTGGGCCCTCCACACGACGCAGACGCCGCCGTCGAGCGCGCCGACTCCAACCGCCATCCCGTCGCTCAGCGCCTCGCCCAGCACCACTGCCACGCACACTCCGACGCCCACCCCGAGCTACGACCTCGGCGCGCTGCCGAAGGTCGACGTTTTCGCCGTCATCCCGGCGCTTCCGGTCGATGATGATCCGTACGGCGCGTTCAGCGGAGAGGTCGTCCGCCCGGTCGGCGACGCAGCGCCGGTGTTCGCCGATCCTGGCGGTGAGCCTGTCGCGGTTCTGCCGCGTGATGACCCGTACGACGGCACGACGGTGCCGGTGATCGAGCATCGTGCAGGCTGGGTGAAGGTTCTTCTGCCCGGGCGCGCCCACACTCCGTCACAGGGCGACGCAGCGCAACTGACGGGATGGCTGCGCACGGGTGACGTCGTCGCTCGCGACCTCGACGTGCAGATTCAGGTCGACATCTCGAAGCATCGCATCCAGATCGTACGCAACGGCATCATCGAGCGGGTGACCGGTGATTTCGCCTGGGGCCGTTCCGAGACGCCGACACCGCACGGTCGCGCCTTCGTGATGATGGTGCGCACGGCGCCGAGCCTGGCCTACACACGCGGCCACCCGGTCGTGTACCTGTCGGTGCAGTCGCCGACGCTCGATGGGTTTGGGGGAGCGGATGTCGCGGTCACGGCATTCCACTATCACGACGCGCATTCCGGAGCGATCTCGAATGGCTGCATCCGTGTCGGTGCCGCGGCGATCACTGCGCTCGCCGCCCTTCCGGTGGGAACACCGGTGACCGTCCACCCGTGA
- a CDS encoding cysteine hydrolase family protein, with translation MTLRELPRASALVVIDMQQGFTDPSWGEPADLDGCRAHVNDLVAAFTNAGLPIVIVRHDSDKPSSPLRRDAPGNAFFDDIAAVDPAVLITKSVNSAFLGDPDLDDWLRSRGIDTLVVCGIQTNMCVETTARMGGNLGYRVVVPLDATTTFPLAGAGRAADAETLITATAINLAGGGFAEVVTTAEVAGAL, from the coding sequence ATGACCCTTCGCGAGCTTCCCCGTGCCTCAGCCCTCGTCGTCATCGACATGCAGCAGGGATTCACCGACCCCTCGTGGGGCGAGCCGGCCGACCTCGACGGCTGCCGCGCGCACGTGAACGACCTCGTCGCAGCGTTCACGAACGCCGGCCTGCCGATCGTCATCGTGCGGCACGACAGCGACAAGCCCTCGTCGCCGTTGCGCCGGGATGCCCCAGGCAACGCCTTCTTCGACGACATCGCCGCCGTCGACCCGGCGGTGCTGATCACGAAGTCGGTGAACTCCGCTTTTCTGGGTGACCCTGATCTCGATGACTGGTTGCGCAGCCGTGGCATCGACACACTCGTGGTGTGCGGCATCCAGACCAATATGTGCGTGGAGACGACAGCCCGTATGGGCGGAAATCTGGGCTACCGCGTCGTTGTGCCGCTTGACGCCACCACGACCTTCCCCCTCGCGGGTGCCGGCCGCGCCGCTGATGCCGAGACGCTCATCACGGCGACGGCGATCAACCTCGCCGGCGGCGGGTTCGCCGAGGTGGTCACCACGGCAGAGGTGGCCGGCGCCCTGTGA
- a CDS encoding Zn-dependent hydrolase has protein sequence MSTSVHTVAESSAASDLLGAVDERYIAQQIDAFAALTASTVGVTRLAYSPLERRAHEHFAAQMRSFGLVVSTDAAGNTIAELPGTEPHAAVIGTGSHLDSVPSGGRFDGVAGVVAAMAVAKAAGERHFAPRRAWRFVAFAGEEGARFGQACNGSRIIAGSTATDDLGELVDADGISLREAMESVGIDPSRIAEARWSPEDWAAFVELHIEQGGLLAERSLDVGVVTRISGSTRLRVRIEGVASHSGATPMHLRHDALVTAAACILAGDATARDVEHDGTRVTVGTLEVEPGSITTIPGEVQFTVDIRDIDGARQRQTARLLADRFAHIAAADGTTVVVETMADIDPEALSEAVASVIATSADAVGARSCELPSGASHDSQQIGRVTAAGMIFVPSRGGLSHVPEEFTATHEIATGVRVLLETMTRLDVSR, from the coding sequence ATGAGCACATCGGTGCACACAGTTGCCGAATCGAGCGCGGCGAGCGACCTGCTCGGCGCCGTCGACGAGCGCTATATCGCTCAGCAGATCGATGCATTCGCGGCTCTCACAGCGTCGACGGTGGGCGTGACGCGCCTCGCGTATTCACCACTAGAGCGTCGCGCCCATGAGCACTTCGCGGCCCAGATGCGCTCCTTCGGGCTGGTGGTATCCACGGACGCTGCCGGCAACACGATCGCGGAGTTGCCGGGCACCGAGCCGCACGCTGCGGTCATCGGCACGGGTTCTCACCTGGACAGTGTTCCATCGGGTGGACGCTTCGACGGCGTCGCGGGCGTCGTCGCTGCGATGGCGGTCGCCAAAGCCGCCGGCGAACGACACTTCGCGCCGCGCCGCGCCTGGCGCTTCGTCGCCTTCGCCGGTGAGGAGGGCGCAAGGTTCGGGCAGGCATGCAATGGCAGCCGGATCATCGCGGGCTCGACGGCGACCGACGACCTCGGCGAGCTTGTCGATGCCGACGGCATCTCGTTGCGCGAGGCGATGGAATCGGTCGGAATCGATCCGTCGCGCATCGCCGAGGCCCGCTGGTCGCCGGAAGACTGGGCAGCCTTCGTCGAGCTGCACATCGAACAAGGAGGGCTGCTCGCCGAACGCTCGCTCGATGTCGGCGTCGTCACTCGGATATCGGGAAGCACCCGGCTGCGTGTGCGCATCGAAGGCGTCGCGTCACACTCGGGTGCGACTCCGATGCATCTGCGGCACGACGCGCTCGTCACCGCTGCGGCCTGCATTCTGGCCGGTGACGCGACAGCCCGCGATGTCGAGCACGATGGCACCCGGGTCACGGTCGGCACGCTTGAGGTCGAGCCCGGCTCGATCACGACGATTCCCGGTGAGGTCCAGTTCACTGTCGACATCCGCGACATCGACGGGGCGCGGCAGCGGCAGACTGCGCGTCTCCTCGCCGACCGTTTCGCGCACATTGCGGCAGCGGACGGAACCACGGTCGTCGTGGAGACGATGGCAGACATCGATCCCGAGGCATTGTCCGAGGCAGTCGCATCCGTCATCGCGACCAGCGCCGACGCGGTCGGTGCGCGCAGTTGCGAACTGCCGAGCGGTGCGAGCCACGACAGCCAGCAGATTGGCCGGGTGACCGCCGCTGGAATGATTTTCGTCCCCAGCCGCGGGGGACTCAGCCATGTTCCTGAGGAGTTCACTGCAACGCACGAGATTGCCACCGGCGTGCGAGTGCTTCTCGAGACGATGACCAGACTGGATGTCAGCCGATGA
- a CDS encoding dihydrofolate reductase family protein: protein MGRVIVIQFISIDGVVEDPDGSDGAAFGGWAMRHGPQGIAGDKFRLGPILTEGTLLFGRRTWDHFRTLWPARTDDFSQAMNAARKVVATHRPIDQEQWTNSHAIARPLAAWVDENDADIVVIGSGSVVRQLAEADLVDEYRLLTFPDVLGDGRRLFTRPRRLELVSAEQVGPATLSVYLTRFSRTAASSRQ from the coding sequence ATGGGCCGAGTCATCGTCATCCAGTTCATCAGCATCGACGGCGTGGTCGAAGACCCCGACGGCAGCGACGGCGCCGCTTTCGGTGGCTGGGCCATGCGCCACGGCCCGCAGGGGATCGCCGGCGACAAGTTCCGGCTCGGCCCGATCCTGACCGAGGGGACCCTGCTGTTCGGACGCCGCACATGGGACCACTTCCGCACGCTGTGGCCGGCACGCACCGACGACTTCTCGCAGGCGATGAACGCCGCCCGCAAGGTCGTCGCCACGCACCGGCCGATCGACCAGGAGCAGTGGACGAACTCCCACGCGATCGCGCGCCCGCTGGCCGCGTGGGTGGACGAGAACGACGCCGACATCGTCGTGATCGGCAGTGGCAGCGTCGTACGGCAGCTGGCCGAGGCCGACCTCGTCGACGAATACCGGCTGCTCACCTTTCCCGATGTGCTCGGCGACGGACGGCGGCTGTTCACCCGCCCCCGGCGGCTCGAGCTCGTCAGCGCCGAGCAGGTCGGCCCGGCGACGCTGTCGGTATACCTCACCCGGTTCTCCCGCACGGCCGCGAGCTCGAGGCAGTAA
- a CDS encoding ABC-F family ATP-binding cassette domain-containing protein translates to MLTPPVLPARSRAQLVASNVGVTRGTTPVLTGVDLVVTPSSRIAVVGENGRGKSTLLHVLAGTLTPDEGSVTRIGTLEIAEQEMTTADERTVGEAVADAIADALAALAHLDAAACALAKGDAAAAERYAAALERAETLDAWDAERRVRVALEALDAEPDWSRRLAELSVGQRYRVRLACLLGGDADFLLLDEPTNHLDRAGLDFLTSRVAERSGGVVIVSHDRALLRAIATTTIDLDATPDGRPRVYGGGYEGYLQGRRAERERWEQEYAQQQAERARLHDDLSAAQNRLVSGWRPPKGTGKHQRATRAGALVQSVHRRQAALDAHELTMPEPPRPLGFPDLTSRAGANLLTAESVTFENRLARPVSVAVTGRSRLLVTGPNGTGKSTLLAVLAGDLTPATGVVHRASGTRIAFLRQESSLPLDSRASDVFAARLDRLAASGTLTSGQTISLSSLGLLGPREAGKRIGELSMGQRRRLDLALVLAARPQVLLLDEPTNHLSVALVDELTDALQVTQAAVVLSTHDRQLSDDLHGWPQLALGSYAPPPMSRAVAYGT, encoded by the coding sequence GTGCTCACCCCACCTGTTCTTCCCGCGCGCTCGCGTGCCCAGCTCGTCGCATCGAACGTCGGCGTCACCCGTGGCACCACCCCCGTGCTCACCGGCGTCGACCTCGTCGTCACGCCGTCGTCGCGCATCGCCGTCGTCGGCGAGAACGGCCGCGGCAAGTCCACCCTGCTGCATGTGCTCGCCGGAACGCTCACGCCCGATGAGGGCTCGGTCACGCGCATCGGCACCCTCGAGATCGCCGAGCAGGAGATGACCACCGCCGACGAACGCACCGTCGGCGAGGCGGTCGCCGACGCCATCGCCGACGCTCTCGCGGCGCTGGCGCACCTGGATGCCGCGGCCTGCGCACTCGCGAAGGGCGATGCCGCCGCGGCAGAGCGCTATGCCGCAGCCCTCGAGCGTGCCGAGACACTCGACGCCTGGGACGCCGAACGGCGCGTGCGTGTCGCGCTCGAGGCGCTGGATGCCGAGCCCGATTGGTCGCGTCGCCTCGCCGAGCTGTCGGTCGGGCAGCGCTACCGGGTGCGGCTGGCGTGCCTGCTGGGCGGCGACGCCGACTTTCTGCTGCTGGACGAGCCGACGAACCACCTCGACCGCGCGGGACTCGACTTCCTCACCTCACGCGTGGCAGAGCGCTCCGGCGGCGTCGTGATCGTCAGTCACGACCGCGCCCTGCTGCGTGCGATCGCCACGACGACGATCGATCTCGACGCGACACCCGATGGTCGCCCGCGCGTGTACGGCGGCGGGTACGAGGGGTACCTGCAGGGCCGTCGCGCCGAGCGCGAGCGGTGGGAGCAAGAGTACGCGCAGCAGCAGGCGGAGCGGGCGCGGCTGCACGACGACCTCAGCGCCGCGCAGAATCGCCTGGTCAGTGGATGGCGCCCGCCCAAGGGGACCGGAAAGCATCAGCGGGCGACCCGCGCCGGCGCCCTGGTGCAGAGCGTGCATCGCCGGCAGGCCGCCCTCGACGCCCACGAGCTGACGATGCCCGAGCCACCGCGGCCACTGGGGTTTCCCGATCTGACCTCTCGTGCGGGAGCAAACCTGCTCACCGCGGAGAGCGTGACGTTCGAGAACCGTCTGGCCCGTCCGGTCTCGGTCGCCGTGACGGGCCGCTCCCGCCTGCTGGTGACGGGCCCGAACGGCACGGGCAAGTCGACGCTGCTCGCTGTGCTTGCCGGCGATCTGACCCCCGCCACGGGTGTGGTGCATCGTGCGAGCGGAACCCGGATCGCGTTCCTTCGTCAGGAATCGTCTCTTCCCCTCGACTCTCGCGCGAGCGACGTCTTCGCTGCGCGGCTCGACCGGCTCGCGGCATCCGGCACCCTCACTTCCGGGCAGACGATCAGCCTGTCGTCTCTGGGACTGCTCGGCCCGCGCGAAGCGGGCAAGCGGATCGGCGAGCTGTCGATGGGCCAGCGCCGACGGCTCGATCTGGCGCTGGTCCTGGCGGCGCGCCCGCAGGTGCTGCTTCTCGATGAGCCGACCAACCATCTGTCTGTCGCGCTCGTCGACGAGCTCACCGATGCGCTGCAGGTGACCCAGGCCGCCGTCGTCCTCTCCACGCACGATCGGCAGCTGTCCGACGATCTTCACGGCTGGCCGCAACTCGCGCTTGGGTCGTATGCCCCGCCGCCGATGTCGCGGGCAGTAGCGTATGGCACATGA